In Azospirillum sp. TSA2s, the following proteins share a genomic window:
- a CDS encoding conjugal transfer protein TrbH produces the protein MRHPLHAAVIGAMLLLSGCAGVGPRSSYVEAVTPADAPMLAADIAGFVAERLPAAATTLVLDAPTGELASDSLTPVLRDELRRIGFGVANAGQNAPGAHPLRYLVTPLDAGVLVRLHVDRTTASRLWLRNSAGTLQAGSPFTVREDAAE, from the coding sequence ATGCGGCACCCCCTACATGCCGCGGTGATCGGCGCGATGCTGCTGCTCAGCGGCTGTGCCGGCGTCGGCCCACGCTCCTCCTACGTCGAGGCGGTGACGCCGGCAGACGCCCCGATGCTGGCGGCCGACATCGCCGGCTTCGTGGCGGAGCGCCTGCCGGCGGCCGCCACCACCCTGGTGCTCGATGCGCCGACCGGCGAGCTGGCCAGCGACAGCCTGACGCCGGTCCTGCGCGATGAGCTGCGGCGGATCGGCTTCGGGGTGGCGAACGCCGGGCAGAACGCACCAGGCGCCCACCCCCTGCGCTATCTGGTAACGCCGCTCGATGCCGGGGTGCTTGTCCGTCTCCATGTCGACCGCACCACTGCCTCGCGCCTGTGGCTGCGCAACAGTGCCGGCACCCTCCAGGCCGGCTCCCCCTTCACCGTGCGGGAGGACGCCGCGGAATGA
- a CDS encoding TrbI/VirB10 family protein, whose protein sequence is MTDQSQQPADGPDRSPDFLAGPTLRQTGGRRLTRVPIYILIGISALVAIAIAYTMNERAKRRAAGVGNGEVVAAPEPVDAKPLFGAAQNAGIIEARRAAPPPATPATPPAITPTTLPGAPPDPMGRGPAANGGRTLEDDARMRAWQQYDAEVRRIEEQRRAALKAALEAPTTVPGNRTQPGQMQQPATVGPGAADTSSQALAQFANGFGSSGSSGGLGAAGGPGGGDGGYGSGQRRGEQGTGPDAKRNLLTQQPGRGSHYLAGTREAALSPYEVKAGAIIPGVMESGINSDLPGIIKARVRENVYDTATGQYLLIPKDSMLIGSYDNGVEMGQERVLIAWNRIIYPDASSLDLGSMPGADQGGNAGVSDQVNNHYVRTFGNALLLSIFSAGVQLSQPQQRGDTRGGYDAQQIIAGSLGQQMGQLGAEYARKGLNVAPTLEIRPGYRFTIMVTKDMIIPPWQG, encoded by the coding sequence ATGACCGACCAGTCACAGCAGCCGGCCGATGGCCCCGACCGCTCGCCCGACTTCCTGGCCGGTCCCACGTTGCGACAGACCGGTGGCCGGCGCCTGACCCGCGTGCCGATCTACATCCTGATCGGCATTTCAGCATTGGTTGCCATCGCCATCGCCTACACGATGAACGAACGGGCCAAGCGCCGGGCGGCCGGCGTCGGCAACGGCGAGGTGGTGGCGGCGCCGGAGCCGGTGGATGCAAAGCCCCTGTTCGGCGCGGCGCAGAATGCCGGCATCATCGAAGCACGACGGGCAGCTCCGCCTCCTGCAACGCCGGCAACACCTCCTGCGATCACCCCTACCACCCTGCCGGGAGCACCACCGGACCCGATGGGGCGAGGCCCTGCCGCCAATGGCGGCCGGACACTGGAGGATGACGCCCGGATGCGGGCATGGCAGCAGTATGACGCCGAGGTGCGGCGGATCGAAGAACAACGCCGGGCGGCACTGAAGGCGGCTCTGGAAGCGCCGACCACCGTCCCCGGCAACCGCACCCAGCCCGGGCAGATGCAGCAGCCGGCCACGGTCGGTCCTGGCGCCGCCGACACCAGCTCGCAAGCGCTCGCTCAGTTCGCCAACGGCTTCGGCAGCTCGGGGTCGAGCGGCGGTCTGGGCGCGGCCGGTGGGCCTGGTGGCGGTGATGGCGGCTATGGCAGCGGCCAAAGGCGTGGGGAACAGGGCACCGGCCCGGATGCCAAACGCAACCTCCTCACTCAGCAGCCCGGGCGCGGCTCGCACTACCTCGCCGGCACACGCGAGGCGGCCCTGTCGCCCTATGAGGTGAAGGCCGGCGCCATCATCCCTGGTGTCATGGAAAGCGGCATCAACTCGGACCTGCCGGGCATCATCAAGGCGCGGGTGCGCGAGAACGTCTACGACACCGCCACCGGGCAATACCTGCTGATCCCCAAGGATTCCATGCTGATCGGCAGCTACGACAACGGGGTGGAGATGGGCCAGGAACGGGTGCTGATCGCCTGGAATCGGATCATCTACCCTGACGCCTCGTCGCTGGATCTCGGCAGCATGCCCGGCGCCGATCAGGGCGGCAATGCCGGCGTCTCCGATCAGGTGAACAACCACTATGTCCGGACCTTCGGCAACGCCCTGCTGCTGTCGATCTTCTCGGCCGGCGTCCAGCTCTCCCAGCCGCAGCAGCGCGGCGACACCCGCGGCGGCTATGACGCGCAGCAGATCATCGCCGGCAGCCTCGGTCAGCAGATGGGCCAACTCGGCGCGGAGTACGCCCGCAAGGGCCTGAACGTCGCTCCGACCCTGGAAATTCGCCCTGGCTACCGCTTCACCATCATGGTGACCAAGGACATGATCATCCCGCCTTGGCAGGGGTGA
- the trbL gene encoding P-type conjugative transfer protein TrbL, giving the protein MKTALRLLPFAIAVGVVVICNDALAQVAQDNALDNIVRLYRDHSAAWQATLRNYAVSLFWILVAIEFTWAAIRLALRGADFGEWVAEVTNQVLFIGFFLTLLLNSAGYAQAIVDSFREAASQASVATGGSPNISPSNIFDVGLTLANNVAQQASIWKLTDSAGLIIAALVVLICFALIAAFLILALVESYIVISAGVLLMGFGGSRWTKDYAVKVMVYAVAVGAKLFVLQLLIGLGQGMIITWSGQVMNSTADVFVIVGSGVVMLAVTKVVPDIVQSLVNGTAPSGGGALVGATAAVGGAVAGVAAGAAGAGMAVGGASKLASAQLASSGLSSSPPPAFAARMAARTAGNLGQAAVQDVGRRLSGRHHGTMGGRMGESMIHKARELRAAAEKPQAPQAPQAPQQGQPPGQSDNVIRPE; this is encoded by the coding sequence ATGAAGACGGCTCTTCGCCTCTTGCCCTTCGCCATAGCTGTGGGCGTTGTGGTGATCTGCAATGACGCACTCGCTCAGGTGGCGCAAGATAACGCTTTGGATAACATCGTCCGGCTGTATCGGGATCATTCCGCGGCTTGGCAGGCAACCCTTCGGAACTATGCTGTCTCCTTGTTTTGGATCTTGGTGGCTATAGAGTTCACTTGGGCGGCCATCCGTTTGGCTTTGAGGGGCGCTGATTTCGGGGAGTGGGTGGCAGAGGTTACAAACCAAGTTCTTTTCATTGGCTTCTTCCTGACCCTGCTGCTCAACTCAGCCGGCTATGCGCAAGCGATTGTCGACAGCTTTCGGGAGGCTGCAAGTCAGGCCAGTGTCGCTACTGGCGGCTCTCCCAACATTTCACCATCCAACATTTTCGATGTCGGCCTGACGCTTGCCAACAACGTTGCTCAGCAGGCTTCCATATGGAAGCTGACAGATAGTGCCGGATTGATCATCGCCGCACTCGTGGTTCTGATCTGCTTCGCACTGATTGCGGCCTTCCTAATCCTAGCTCTGGTGGAGAGCTACATCGTCATCTCTGCCGGTGTTTTGCTGATGGGATTCGGCGGCTCCCGCTGGACCAAGGATTATGCCGTCAAGGTCATGGTCTACGCCGTGGCGGTCGGCGCCAAGCTCTTTGTCCTGCAACTGCTCATTGGACTGGGGCAGGGCATGATTATCACTTGGTCAGGGCAGGTGATGAACAGCACAGCAGATGTGTTCGTCATCGTCGGCTCCGGTGTTGTCATGCTGGCGGTCACGAAGGTTGTGCCTGACATTGTCCAGAGCCTCGTGAACGGCACGGCTCCCAGCGGTGGCGGCGCCCTGGTGGGAGCCACCGCTGCCGTCGGCGGCGCCGTGGCTGGTGTAGCAGCAGGTGCAGCCGGCGCCGGGATGGCAGTCGGCGGCGCCTCCAAGCTTGCCAGTGCCCAGCTCGCCAGCTCCGGCCTGTCCTCGTCCCCTCCACCCGCTTTTGCTGCCCGCATGGCCGCTCGTACTGCCGGCAACCTCGGCCAGGCGGCGGTGCAGGATGTTGGCCGCCGCCTGTCCGGTCGCCATCACGGCACCATGGGCGGGCGCATGGGCGAGAGCATGATCCACAAGGCTCGCGAGCTGCGGGCCGCTGCCGAAAAACCGCAGGCACCCCAGGCTCCGCAAGCTCCTCAGCAGGGGCAGCCGCCGGGCCAATCCGACAACGTGATCCGCCCCGAATAG
- the trbF gene encoding conjugal transfer protein TrbF, whose protein sequence is MKPHALRKPKAPDKPPTETPYLSARREWNERYGSYIARANAWRLTALSSLAIAALAVGGVVWIGSQNRLVPYVVETNKLGDAVGVRRADQIYVPNERVIRAQLARWVSNIRSVYVDAAAERALIDEAFAMLNKRGAAYPQILEHFRANDPFKRAENETVTVEVQSVLPISQDTWRIEWRESVMNRDGSVKQPPVSWQATVTISIAPPATEQAILMNPMGVYVNSYSWSQRLI, encoded by the coding sequence ATGAAGCCCCACGCCCTTCGCAAGCCGAAAGCTCCGGATAAACCGCCGACCGAGACCCCCTACCTCTCGGCCCGGCGTGAGTGGAACGAGCGGTACGGTTCCTACATCGCCCGCGCCAATGCCTGGCGTCTCACGGCACTGTCCAGCCTCGCCATCGCCGCCCTGGCGGTTGGGGGCGTGGTGTGGATCGGCAGCCAAAACCGCCTCGTTCCCTATGTCGTGGAAACCAACAAGCTGGGCGATGCGGTGGGGGTGCGGCGGGCCGATCAGATTTATGTGCCCAATGAGCGGGTCATCCGCGCCCAGCTCGCCCGCTGGGTCAGCAACATCCGCTCCGTCTATGTCGATGCCGCGGCGGAGCGGGCGCTGATCGACGAAGCCTTCGCCATGCTCAACAAGCGCGGCGCCGCTTACCCGCAAATCCTCGAACACTTCCGCGCCAACGATCCCTTCAAGCGCGCCGAAAACGAAACCGTGACCGTCGAGGTGCAATCGGTGCTGCCGATCAGCCAGGACACCTGGCGGATCGAATGGCGGGAAAGCGTGATGAACCGGGACGGCTCGGTCAAGCAACCGCCGGTGTCCTGGCAGGCCACGGTGACGATCAGCATCGCGCCCCCAGCAACCGAACAAGCGATCCTCATGAACCCCATGGGGGTCTATGTGAACAGCTACTCCTGGTCCCAGCGGCTCATCTGA
- the trbG gene encoding P-type conjugative transfer protein TrbG codes for MLKVTLTLAALAVTVAGPALAQQVPAIQTAQTEAPGAAPPAGDPPAVLTRRTGNPPPVNLMSGKEAELNAKEKRGVALSGEWRGGKDRPARGQAGRVTFTYGSTLPSVVCAPLRVCNLELQPGEVVQQIDLGDIARWKATPTAYGTGANQTSVIVIKASDSGLTTTMTIATDRRIYVVQLVSRTKDWMPLVAFVYPEDVQQDWDAYRAAVNRRQQATTLSDGLNAANLDFNFAIRGDSPSWRPVRVYTDGRKTYIQFPSEMRYDESPALVAIGADDKEQLVNYRASGDRYVVDKVLRHAALISGVGGDQTKVEILRERN; via the coding sequence ATGCTCAAGGTAACCCTTACTCTGGCCGCCCTGGCGGTGACCGTCGCGGGACCGGCGCTTGCCCAGCAGGTTCCGGCCATCCAGACGGCGCAGACGGAAGCACCCGGCGCCGCACCGCCGGCCGGCGATCCTCCGGCCGTGCTGACCCGCCGAACCGGCAACCCGCCGCCGGTCAACCTGATGTCGGGCAAGGAGGCTGAGCTGAACGCCAAGGAAAAGCGCGGCGTCGCTCTCTCCGGCGAATGGCGCGGCGGCAAGGACCGCCCGGCGCGCGGGCAGGCTGGTCGCGTCACCTTCACCTACGGCTCCACCCTTCCCTCCGTCGTCTGCGCCCCTTTGCGGGTCTGCAATCTCGAACTCCAGCCCGGCGAAGTGGTGCAGCAGATCGACCTCGGCGACATCGCCCGCTGGAAGGCCACACCCACCGCCTACGGAACCGGTGCCAATCAGACCAGCGTCATCGTCATCAAGGCGAGCGACAGCGGTCTGACCACCACCATGACCATCGCCACCGACCGGCGGATTTACGTGGTCCAGCTCGTCAGCCGCACCAAGGACTGGATGCCGCTGGTGGCCTTCGTCTATCCGGAGGACGTTCAGCAGGACTGGGACGCCTACCGGGCGGCGGTGAACCGGCGCCAGCAGGCCACCACCCTCTCCGATGGTCTGAACGCCGCCAATCTCGACTTCAACTTCGCCATCCGGGGCGACAGCCCGTCCTGGCGGCCGGTGCGGGTCTACACCGACGGGCGCAAGACCTACATCCAGTTTCCCAGCGAAATGCGCTACGACGAGTCCCCTGCCCTGGTGGCGATCGGCGCGGACGACAAGGAACAGCTGGTCAACTACCGGGCCAGTGGCGACCGCTATGTGGTCGACAAAGTGCTGCGCCATGCGGCGCTGATTTCCGGTGTCGGCGGCGACCAGACCAAGGTCGAGATCCTGCGCGAAAGGAACTGA